A single region of the Sphingobium sp. TKS genome encodes:
- a CDS encoding TorF family putative porin, with protein MFMKYQIACAALALLFSAPAFAQEEPAGPVTVSGSVALVSDYRFRGVSQSDKAMAVQGGVTATHESGVYVGTWGSSLAGWGQFGGANMELDLFAGYAIPLGGATLDVGLTWYMYPSGADITDFAEPYVKLSSQLGPVKGLIGVAYAPKQEALGKWCSDAACTVFDPGDKEDNLYVWGDISGAVPNTPVTLKAHLGWSNGNSGLGPNGTSVAPTGKYLDWLVGADVAIPGTPLTLGIAYVDTDIARVEENYLRPNFMVQDADNFGKSIARSQLVFSLSAAF; from the coding sequence ATGTTCATGAAGTATCAGATTGCCTGTGCCGCGCTTGCGCTGCTTTTCAGCGCTCCGGCTTTCGCTCAGGAAGAGCCCGCAGGCCCTGTCACCGTTTCCGGCAGCGTCGCGCTGGTGTCCGACTACCGCTTCCGCGGCGTGTCGCAGTCCGACAAGGCCATGGCCGTTCAGGGCGGCGTCACCGCCACGCATGAAAGCGGCGTCTATGTCGGCACCTGGGGATCGAGCCTGGCCGGCTGGGGCCAGTTCGGCGGCGCCAATATGGAACTCGACCTGTTCGCCGGGTATGCGATTCCGCTGGGCGGCGCGACGCTGGACGTTGGCCTCACCTGGTACATGTATCCCTCGGGCGCGGACATCACCGACTTCGCCGAACCCTATGTGAAGCTGTCGAGCCAATTGGGTCCGGTCAAGGGTCTGATCGGCGTCGCCTATGCGCCTAAGCAGGAGGCGCTGGGCAAATGGTGCAGCGATGCCGCCTGCACCGTCTTCGATCCGGGCGACAAGGAAGACAATCTCTATGTCTGGGGCGACATCAGCGGCGCCGTGCCGAATACGCCGGTCACGCTGAAGGCGCATCTGGGCTGGTCGAACGGCAACTCCGGTCTTGGTCCCAACGGCACCTCGGTCGCGCCGACCGGCAAATATCTCGACTGGCTGGTGGGCGCGGACGTCGCCATTCCCGGCACGCCGCTGACGCTGGGCATCGCCTATGTCGACACGGACATCGCGCGGGTCGAGGAAAATTATCTCCGCCCGAACTTCATGGTTCAGGACGCCGATAATTTCGGCAAGTCGATCGCGCGCAGCCAGCTGGTCTTCTCCCTTTCGGCCGCCTTCTGA
- a CDS encoding SulP family inorganic anion transporter, translated as MLKAFSGGTFSRDFTASIVVFLVAMPLCMGIAIASGVPPEKGLITGMIGGLIVGLFAGSPLQVSGPAAGLAVIVFEIVQKQGLSALGPILILAGAIQVVAGLLRVGGWFRAISPAVVHGMLAGIGVLIVVGQFHVLFDDKPLSSGLANLVAMPGQLFGLSNQDAATAFAVGLVTIGGMLGWEKLRPASMKLLPGALVGVVLATLVAFFLGLPVARVVVPESIVAAISLPEQGLLQQLMNPAVITTAIAIAFIASAETLLSAAAVDRMHDGVRTNYNRELSAQGVGNLLCGVAGALPMTGVIVRSSANVQAGAKTRLSTILHGVWILGFVALLPWLLREIPMAALAGILVVTGIRLVSVDHVKHLLHRYGPLPAVVWAATLICVVATDLLTGVLVGIGLSLIELLPHARRLRLGMDEEARDDAHEVALHGTATFLSLPKLSAMLESVPAGRLVILNVERLGHIDHTCAEMVREWVDRRRGTGAEVELFGATGRMRHLVA; from the coding sequence ATGCTCAAGGCATTTTCCGGCGGCACTTTCAGCCGCGACTTCACGGCCTCCATCGTCGTCTTTCTGGTGGCGATGCCGCTCTGCATGGGCATCGCCATCGCCTCCGGCGTGCCGCCGGAAAAGGGTCTGATCACCGGCATGATCGGCGGCCTGATCGTCGGCCTGTTCGCGGGATCGCCCCTGCAGGTGAGCGGCCCGGCGGCGGGTCTGGCTGTCATCGTCTTCGAAATCGTGCAGAAACAGGGGCTGTCCGCCCTTGGCCCGATCCTGATCCTCGCCGGCGCCATTCAGGTGGTTGCGGGGCTGCTGCGCGTCGGCGGCTGGTTCCGCGCCATCTCGCCCGCCGTGGTGCACGGCATGCTGGCGGGCATCGGCGTGCTGATCGTCGTCGGCCAGTTCCATGTGCTGTTCGACGACAAGCCGCTGTCCAGCGGCCTTGCCAATCTGGTCGCTATGCCGGGTCAGCTTTTCGGCCTCTCCAACCAGGACGCGGCCACCGCCTTCGCGGTCGGCCTGGTCACCATCGGCGGCATGCTGGGTTGGGAAAAGCTGCGCCCCGCCTCGATGAAGCTGCTGCCGGGCGCGCTGGTCGGCGTGGTGCTGGCGACATTGGTCGCCTTTTTCCTGGGCCTGCCGGTTGCGCGCGTGGTCGTGCCTGAATCGATCGTCGCTGCGATCTCGCTGCCGGAACAGGGGCTGCTCCAGCAGCTCATGAACCCGGCCGTCATCACCACGGCCATCGCCATCGCCTTCATCGCCAGCGCCGAAACGCTGCTGTCGGCGGCGGCGGTCGACCGGATGCATGACGGCGTCCGCACCAATTACAACCGCGAACTGAGCGCGCAGGGGGTCGGCAATCTGCTCTGCGGCGTGGCGGGCGCGCTGCCGATGACCGGCGTGATCGTCCGCAGTTCCGCCAACGTCCAGGCCGGGGCCAAGACGCGGCTGTCGACCATTTTGCATGGCGTCTGGATTTTGGGCTTCGTTGCCCTGCTGCCCTGGCTGCTGCGGGAAATTCCGATGGCGGCGCTGGCGGGCATCCTCGTCGTCACCGGCATCCGTCTGGTCAGCGTCGACCATGTGAAGCATCTCCTCCACCGCTACGGCCCGCTCCCGGCCGTGGTGTGGGCGGCGACGCTGATCTGTGTCGTGGCGACCGATCTGCTGACCGGCGTATTGGTTGGCATCGGCCTGTCGCTGATCGAGCTTCTGCCCCATGCTCGCCGCCTGCGCCTGGGCATGGACGAAGAAGCGCGCGACGACGCGCATGAAGTGGCGTTGCATGGCACCGCCACCTTCCTCAGCCTGCCGAAGCTGTCGGCCATGCTGGAATCCGTACCCGCCGGCCGCCTTGTCATCCTGAATGTCGAGCGCCTTGGCCATATCGACCATACGTGCGCGGAAATGGTCCGCGAATGGGTCGATCGCCGCCGGGGTACGGGGGCTGAGGTCGAACTGTTCGGCGCCACCGGCCGCATGCGTCACCTCGTCGCCTGA
- a CDS encoding ATP-binding protein, producing MRRHVSLVGQIFAILLLTLMLEFAVGTLVYERANHLSLQDDEARRLAEHLVIARKLLIEQPPDERHALALQLTTDRYDVHWTPSSPPPPPLAPGLERMRRQIITWEPSLEQSGLWLRLASPGRVSEINGGLRLADGSWLYFGMRHSGGKWTFTIGRMGLALIPVLALLIVGGILIRRTLAPLRDLTRATERIGLSDEVVVEEGGSNDVRNLIRAFNAMQTRIHRLITERTETLAAVGHDMRTPLARLRLRLESLPDNEAREAIEGDLTEMGEMIDSLLAFLGGEKNGEPPVRTDLAVLVATVVDAFQDQGRDVDYAGPVHLEMVVRSLTLRRAIVNLIENALHYGSRARVTLARQDREVLIRVDDDGPGIPRDKLDEVLKPFARLDEARQRNTRGLGLGLAIVARAVELEGGDLTLANRPEGGLRVEICLHLPADVQKR from the coding sequence TTGAGACGGCATGTCAGCCTGGTCGGGCAGATTTTCGCGATCCTGCTGCTGACCCTCATGCTGGAATTTGCCGTCGGCACGCTGGTCTATGAGCGGGCCAACCATCTTTCGTTGCAGGATGACGAGGCCCGGCGCCTGGCCGAGCATCTGGTCATCGCCCGCAAGCTGCTGATCGAGCAACCGCCGGACGAGCGTCACGCGCTGGCGCTGCAACTGACCACCGACCGTTACGACGTGCACTGGACCCCATCCTCACCGCCGCCGCCGCCGCTGGCGCCGGGGCTGGAGCGGATGCGGCGCCAGATCATCACCTGGGAACCGTCGCTGGAGCAATCGGGTCTCTGGCTGAGGCTCGCTTCGCCGGGGCGCGTGTCTGAGATCAATGGCGGCCTCAGGCTGGCGGACGGAAGCTGGCTCTATTTCGGTATGCGGCATAGCGGCGGCAAATGGACCTTCACCATCGGGCGCATGGGATTGGCGCTGATCCCGGTGCTGGCGCTGCTGATCGTTGGCGGCATCCTGATCCGCCGCACGCTGGCGCCGCTGCGCGACCTGACCAGGGCGACGGAGCGCATCGGCCTCAGCGACGAAGTCGTGGTGGAGGAGGGCGGCTCCAACGATGTCCGCAACCTCATCCGCGCCTTCAACGCGATGCAGACGCGCATCCATCGCCTGATCACCGAGCGGACCGAGACGCTCGCCGCCGTCGGGCACGACATGCGCACGCCGCTTGCCCGGTTGCGGCTGCGGCTGGAAAGCCTTCCCGACAATGAAGCGCGGGAGGCGATCGAGGGCGACCTCACGGAAATGGGCGAGATGATCGACTCGCTGCTCGCATTCCTGGGGGGCGAGAAAAATGGCGAGCCGCCGGTGCGTACCGATCTGGCGGTGCTGGTGGCGACGGTGGTCGACGCTTTTCAGGATCAGGGCAGGGATGTGGACTATGCCGGGCCCGTCCATCTGGAAATGGTGGTGCGCTCGCTCACCCTGCGCCGGGCGATCGTCAACCTCATCGAAAACGCCCTGCATTATGGCAGTCGCGCACGCGTCACGCTGGCGCGTCAAGACCGGGAAGTCCTGATCCGCGTCGATGATGACGGTCCCGGCATCCCCCGCGACAAGCTGGATGAGGTGTTGAAGCCCTTCGCCCGGCTGGACGAGGCGCGGCAGCGCAACACGCGGGGGCTTGGCCTGGGTCTCGCTATCGTTGCGCGGGCGGTGGAGCTGGAGGGGGGCGATCTGACCCTCGCCAATCGGCCGGAGGGCGGATTGAGGGTGGAAATCTGTCTGCATCTTCCGGCCGATGTCCAGAAACGCTGA
- a CDS encoding response regulator transcription factor translates to MSPPLILIAEAQREARHEVRQSLEESGFRALSAASASDIWNAMDSMAVGAVVLDAALRGPDGMDLCRDVRERSDVPIILVGANSSEVDRVVGLELGADDYMAKPYSTRELAARLRAVLRRGRNERALGQRRPTEARFDGWVVDSSRREVLDPDGAQVDLTAAEFSLLLVLLDHPQVVIARSRLMELAGVRDTPSSDRSVDVLVSRLRRKLSHGGRTAPIVTVRGGGYMFSAVVDRR, encoded by the coding sequence ATGAGCCCACCGCTGATATTGATCGCGGAGGCTCAGCGGGAGGCGCGCCATGAGGTGCGCCAGTCGCTGGAGGAGAGCGGTTTTCGCGCCCTCTCCGCCGCCTCCGCGAGCGACATTTGGAATGCGATGGACAGCATGGCCGTGGGTGCGGTCGTGCTGGACGCCGCGCTGCGCGGGCCGGACGGCATGGATTTGTGCCGTGACGTCCGCGAACGCAGCGACGTGCCGATCATCCTGGTCGGCGCCAACAGCAGCGAAGTCGACCGGGTCGTCGGGCTGGAGCTGGGCGCCGACGATTATATGGCGAAACCCTATTCGACCCGCGAACTGGCCGCCCGGCTGCGCGCTGTGCTGCGCCGAGGCCGCAATGAGCGCGCCCTGGGCCAGCGGCGCCCGACCGAGGCGCGCTTCGATGGCTGGGTGGTCGATTCCTCCCGGCGCGAGGTTCTCGACCCCGACGGCGCGCAGGTCGACCTCACCGCCGCCGAATTTTCGCTTCTGCTTGTGTTGCTCGATCATCCGCAGGTGGTGATCGCCCGTTCCCGCCTGATGGAACTGGCCGGAGTGCGCGACACGCCATCCTCCGACCGCAGCGTCGATGTGCTGGTCAGCCGCTTGCGGCGCAAGCTCAGTCATGGCGGGCGGACGGCGCCGATCGTTACGGTGCGGGGCGGCGGATATATGTTCAGCGCCGTGGTCGACCGGCGCTGA
- the epsC gene encoding serine O-acetyltransferase EpsC, with amino-acid sequence MTAEGEKEIAQGYWDIDRLAAELGAVRRRWRQAQDHHAEYGAEGFPSRATLTKIMAALCGALFPLRLGPSFVRLHNEDAYVAQTLQTVLSRLYGQIRLELIYAMKDDPIETVDREAMRIIGAFAESLAALRELLDSDVEAAFLGDPAARSVDEVLICYPSMMAITHHRLAHRLYQLGAPLVARIISEIAHGSTGIDIHPGATIGRSFFIDHGTGVVIGETAIVGDRVRIYQGVTLGARSFPADEKGALEKALPRHPIIEDDVVIYAGATILGRIIIGSRSVIGGNVWLTDSVPADSNVRQAKAHYEVTSRVEVSAPHRVHALVEEGREGIAENI; translated from the coding sequence ATGACGGCAGAAGGCGAAAAGGAAATCGCCCAGGGTTATTGGGATATAGACCGGCTGGCGGCCGAATTGGGCGCGGTGCGGCGGCGCTGGCGGCAGGCGCAGGATCATCATGCCGAATATGGCGCGGAGGGATTTCCCTCCCGCGCCACGCTGACCAAGATCATGGCGGCGCTGTGCGGCGCGCTGTTTCCGCTGCGTCTCGGCCCCAGCTTCGTGCGCCTGCATAATGAGGACGCCTATGTCGCCCAGACGTTGCAGACGGTGCTGAGCCGCCTTTACGGGCAAATCCGGCTCGAACTCATCTACGCGATGAAGGACGATCCGATCGAAACCGTGGACCGGGAAGCGATGCGCATCATCGGCGCCTTCGCGGAAAGTCTGGCGGCCCTGCGCGAACTGCTCGACAGCGATGTGGAGGCGGCCTTTCTGGGCGATCCGGCAGCGCGCAGCGTGGACGAGGTGCTGATCTGCTACCCATCGATGATGGCGATCACCCATCATCGCCTGGCGCATCGGCTCTATCAATTGGGTGCGCCGCTGGTGGCGCGGATCATCTCCGAAATCGCGCATGGCAGCACAGGGATCGACATTCATCCGGGCGCGACGATCGGCCGCAGCTTCTTCATCGACCATGGCACCGGCGTGGTGATCGGGGAGACGGCGATCGTGGGGGACCGGGTGCGCATCTATCAGGGCGTGACGCTCGGCGCGCGCAGCTTTCCGGCGGATGAGAAGGGCGCGCTGGAAAAGGCTCTGCCGCGCCATCCGATCATCGAGGATGATGTGGTGATCTATGCCGGCGCGACGATATTGGGCCGCATCATCATTGGCAGCCGGTCAGTGATTGGCGGCAATGTCTGGCTGACCGACAGCGTGCCCGCCGACAGCAATGTCCGCCAGGCCAAGGCGCATTATGAAGTGACCAGCCGGGTGGAAGTCTCCGCCCCCCATCGCGTTCACGCGCTGGTGGAGGAAGGACGCGAAGGGATAGCGGAGAATATTTAG
- a CDS encoding 3'-5' exonuclease, with protein sequence MESKLTIITIDFEASCLPRHGLSYPIEVGIACDGKAQSWLIRPHDDWAGWHWSAEAEALHGLSLDQVNREGLPVETVLAELAAACQGRRMVADSMIDQYWLDTLADAAGQATPFFIDHVSLLLDEHRADEQRIGAAVAFADGRHADRHRAASDALWLSALLDHIAGQPAMERRALVRMN encoded by the coding sequence ATGGAGAGTAAATTGACGATCATCACGATCGATTTCGAGGCGTCGTGCCTTCCCCGGCACGGCCTGTCCTATCCCATCGAAGTTGGCATCGCCTGTGATGGAAAGGCGCAAAGCTGGTTGATCCGGCCGCATGATGACTGGGCCGGATGGCATTGGTCGGCCGAGGCGGAGGCGCTGCATGGCCTGAGCCTCGACCAAGTGAATCGCGAAGGCCTGCCAGTCGAAACCGTGCTGGCCGAATTGGCCGCCGCCTGTCAGGGGCGGCGCATGGTGGCCGACAGCATGATCGACCAATATTGGCTCGATACGCTGGCCGATGCGGCGGGGCAGGCGACGCCCTTCTTCATCGATCATGTCTCGCTGTTGCTGGACGAACATCGGGCCGATGAACAGCGGATCGGCGCTGCCGTGGCCTTTGCCGATGGACGCCACGCCGATCGGCACCGGGCGGCGAGCGATGCGCTGTGGCTGTCGGCGCTGCTGGATCATATCGCCGGTCAACCTGCCATGGAGCGGCGCGCGCTGGTGCGGATGAATTAG
- a CDS encoding alkaline phosphatase family protein — translation MLKNIVAALLLASSLPALAQTPAAPPAPATAPVTPPKLIVAISVDQFSADLFSEYRQYYSGGLKRLTEQGIVFPRGYQSHAATETCPGHSTILTGSRPSRTGIIANSWFDLGAARADKSVYCAEDETQPGTSSDNYQASPVHLKVPTLGGRMKIANPATRVVSVAGKDRAAIMMGGPTADQVWWLGGPKGYVSYKGVATPPLVAKVNDVMAQRLAEPNPGFELPPQCMAKDFPVKAGDRTVGTGRFAREAGDYKGFRISPEQDAMTLAFAAAAIENMALGKQAQTDIISIGLSATDYIGHTYGTEGTESCIQVDRLDRELGAFFDRLDKDGLDYVVVLTADHGGHDLPERHRLNAMPMEQRVDKALTPKALSAAIAEKTGILGKTLIWGDGPAGDLYFDRSLTAAQRTKVEAATLALLRAHPQVQTVFTKAEIAATPSPSGPPESWLLIQEARASFDPRRSGDLLLLLKPRVMSIPEQAVMGSVATHGSPWDTDRRVPILFWRKRLTHFEQPLGIETVDIMPTLAALIKLPVQKDEIDGRCLDLIAGDGDSCAN, via the coding sequence ATGTTGAAAAATATCGTGGCCGCCCTGCTTCTGGCCAGTTCGCTGCCGGCCCTGGCCCAGACCCCGGCGGCGCCTCCCGCCCCGGCAACCGCTCCCGTCACTCCGCCCAAGCTGATCGTCGCCATCTCCGTCGACCAGTTTTCCGCTGATCTGTTCAGCGAATACCGGCAATATTACAGCGGCGGCCTCAAGCGGCTGACCGAACAGGGCATCGTCTTCCCTCGCGGTTATCAGAGCCACGCCGCGACCGAAACCTGCCCCGGCCACAGCACCATCCTGACCGGCAGCCGCCCTTCGCGCACCGGCATCATCGCCAATAGCTGGTTCGACCTTGGCGCCGCCCGCGCCGACAAGTCGGTCTATTGCGCGGAAGATGAGACGCAGCCGGGAACAAGCAGCGACAATTATCAGGCCTCTCCGGTGCATCTGAAGGTGCCGACGCTGGGCGGACGGATGAAGATCGCCAATCCGGCCACCCGCGTCGTATCGGTCGCGGGCAAGGACCGCGCCGCCATCATGATGGGCGGGCCGACCGCCGATCAGGTCTGGTGGCTTGGCGGACCGAAAGGCTATGTCAGCTACAAGGGCGTGGCGACGCCGCCACTGGTGGCCAAGGTCAACGACGTCATGGCCCAGCGGCTGGCAGAGCCCAATCCCGGCTTCGAGCTGCCGCCGCAATGCATGGCCAAGGATTTCCCGGTGAAGGCTGGGGACCGCACCGTCGGCACTGGCCGTTTCGCGCGGGAAGCGGGCGATTACAAGGGTTTCCGCATCTCGCCCGAGCAGGACGCGATGACCCTGGCCTTCGCGGCGGCGGCGATCGAGAATATGGCGCTGGGCAAGCAGGCGCAGACCGACATCATCTCCATCGGCCTGTCAGCCACCGATTATATCGGCCACACCTACGGCACAGAAGGCACGGAAAGCTGCATCCAGGTCGACCGGCTCGACCGCGAACTGGGAGCCTTTTTCGACCGGCTGGACAAGGATGGGCTGGACTATGTGGTGGTGCTGACCGCCGATCATGGCGGCCATGACCTGCCCGAACGGCATCGGCTGAACGCCATGCCGATGGAGCAGCGCGTCGACAAGGCGCTGACGCCCAAGGCTCTGTCGGCGGCCATCGCGGAAAAGACCGGCATCTTGGGCAAGACCTTGATCTGGGGCGACGGCCCGGCGGGCGATCTTTATTTCGACCGTAGCCTGACGGCGGCGCAGCGGACCAAGGTGGAGGCCGCAACGCTCGCCCTGCTGCGCGCCCATCCCCAGGTGCAAACCGTGTTCACCAAGGCGGAGATCGCCGCCACGCCTTCACCTTCCGGCCCGCCGGAAAGCTGGTTGCTGATCCAGGAGGCGCGGGCCAGCTTCGACCCGCGGCGTTCGGGCGATCTGCTTCTGCTACTGAAGCCGCGAGTCATGTCGATCCCCGAACAGGCGGTGATGGGATCGGTCGCGACCCATGGCTCGCCCTGGGATACCGACCGCCGCGTGCCGATCCTGTTCTGGCGCAAGAGGCTGACTCATTTCGAACAGCCGCTGGGTATCGAGACGGTCGACATCATGCCGACGCTGGCCGCGCTGATCAAATTGCCTGTGCAGAAGGATGAGATCGACGGTCGCTGCCTGGACCTGATCGCGGGGGATGGGGATAGCTGCGCCAATTAA
- a CDS encoding carbonic anhydrase — protein MNDLIGRVFSFESHVFPNQSALYNRLASDGQNPKALMISCADSRIVPEHIMQADPGDLFVCRNAGNIVPPHATQNGGVTSTVEYAIMVLGVRDIIVCGHSDCGAMKALSTDADLTAMPNVAAWLRHSHAAQKVCRESYPADLSDAEKLCNMALENVVVQLAHLRTHPSVASGIARGEIALHGWYVDIHAGQVLGLDGETGRFLPLREGQPLPVALPHARRLAADVAYAEAAE, from the coding sequence ATGAACGATCTGATCGGTCGCGTCTTCAGCTTCGAAAGCCATGTCTTTCCGAACCAGAGCGCGCTCTACAACCGCCTCGCCAGCGACGGGCAGAACCCCAAGGCGCTGATGATCTCCTGCGCGGATTCGCGTATCGTGCCCGAACATATCATGCAGGCCGATCCCGGCGACCTGTTCGTCTGCCGCAACGCCGGCAACATCGTGCCGCCCCATGCCACCCAGAATGGCGGCGTCACCTCGACCGTCGAATATGCCATCATGGTGCTGGGCGTGCGCGACATCATCGTGTGCGGCCATAGCGATTGCGGCGCGATGAAGGCGCTGTCCACCGACGCCGATCTGACGGCCATGCCCAATGTCGCCGCCTGGCTGCGCCACAGCCATGCCGCGCAGAAGGTCTGCCGCGAAAGCTATCCCGCCGATCTGAGCGACGCGGAGAAGCTGTGCAACATGGCGCTGGAAAATGTCGTGGTCCAGCTCGCCCATCTGCGCACCCATCCCTCGGTCGCGTCGGGCATCGCTCGCGGCGAGATCGCGCTGCACGGCTGGTATGTCGACATTCATGCGGGTCAGGTTCTGGGTCTGGACGGCGAGACCGGCCGCTTCCTGCCCCTGCGCGAAGGCCAGCCGCTGCCCGTCGCGCTGCCGCATGCCCGGCGTCTGGCGGCCGATGTCGCTTATGCCGAGGCTGCGGAGTAA
- a CDS encoding response regulator: MTAPTIILVEDDPPLRTLTARALQEHGYQVRPASSGPEMWVAFDAGPVDLVVLDVMLPGTNGIDLCRQIRRKSDVPIIFISAKGSETDRIVGLELGADDYLPKPFGTRELIARIRAILRRVGVERGPDEHRENEARFDGWTVNFPRRELRSPTGAVVDLTGAEFDLLGSFLSHPQRVIARERLIELSRTRMGDSSDRSIDVLVSRLRRKLTTDDRSAPITTVRGVGYMFNAEVSRA; encoded by the coding sequence ATGACCGCCCCGACCATCATCCTGGTAGAGGACGACCCGCCGCTGCGTACCCTGACCGCGCGGGCGTTGCAGGAACATGGCTATCAGGTCCGTCCGGCTTCTTCCGGCCCTGAAATGTGGGTGGCTTTCGATGCGGGCCCGGTCGATCTGGTCGTGCTGGACGTCATGTTGCCGGGGACCAACGGCATCGACCTATGCCGCCAGATCCGGCGCAAGAGCGACGTCCCCATCATCTTCATCAGCGCCAAGGGCAGCGAGACCGACCGCATCGTCGGGCTGGAACTGGGCGCGGACGATTATCTGCCCAAGCCCTTCGGCACCCGCGAGCTGATCGCCCGTATCCGCGCCATATTGCGCCGCGTCGGCGTGGAGCGCGGCCCGGACGAGCATCGCGAAAATGAAGCGCGCTTCGACGGCTGGACCGTCAACTTCCCCCGCCGCGAACTGCGCTCGCCCACTGGCGCGGTCGTCGACCTGACCGGCGCGGAGTTCGACCTGCTGGGCAGCTTCCTCAGCCACCCGCAGCGCGTCATCGCCCGCGAGCGGCTGATCGAACTGTCCCGCACCCGCATGGGCGACAGCAGCGACCGCAGCATCGATGTGCTGGTCAGCCGCCTGCGCCGCAAGCTGACGACGGATGATCGGTCGGCGCCGATCACCACCGTCCGGGGCGTCGGCTATATGTTCAATGCGGAGGTCAGCCGCGCTTGA
- a CDS encoding glycosyltransferase family 4 protein gives MKIAQIAPLAESVPPRLYGGTERIVSYLTEELVRQGHEVTLFASGDSVTRAELVPVTEMALRLNPEVRDPIPYHMMLLDAVRRRADEFDALHFHIDLIHMPLVQDFIGRCVTTLHGRLDLPDLPAFYRAFPDHSMVSISDHQRLPMPPVNWARTIHHGLPADLLPARTGASDGYLAFLGRISPEKRPDRAIHIAARAGLPLRIAAKIDAVDRLYWEQEIAPLVERYPNIHYIGEINEAQKAEFLGRASALLFPIDWPEPFGLVMIEAMACATPVVAFRCGSVPEVIDHGVSGFIVESEDEAVAAVQNLHALDRARVRAAFDARFTAERMAADYVQLYHDLPGARTEAAMLRRLRGEGAELQIVG, from the coding sequence ATGAAAATCGCCCAGATTGCCCCACTTGCCGAAAGCGTGCCGCCGCGCCTGTATGGCGGCACCGAACGTATCGTATCCTATCTGACCGAAGAACTGGTGCGCCAGGGCCATGAGGTGACGCTGTTCGCCAGCGGCGATTCGGTAACGAGGGCGGAACTGGTCCCGGTGACGGAGATGGCGCTGCGGCTGAACCCCGAGGTACGCGATCCCATTCCCTATCATATGATGTTGCTGGACGCGGTGCGCCGCCGGGCGGACGAATTCGATGCGCTGCATTTCCACATCGACCTCATCCACATGCCGCTGGTGCAGGATTTCATCGGTCGCTGCGTGACGACACTGCATGGGCGGCTGGACCTGCCCGACCTGCCCGCTTTCTACCGCGCCTTTCCCGATCATAGCATGGTGTCGATCTCCGACCATCAGCGTCTGCCCATGCCGCCGGTCAACTGGGCAAGGACCATCCATCACGGCCTGCCGGCGGACCTGCTGCCGGCCCGAACGGGGGCAAGCGACGGCTATCTGGCTTTTCTGGGCCGCATTTCCCCCGAAAAGCGGCCCGACCGAGCGATCCACATCGCCGCACGGGCAGGGTTGCCGTTGCGCATCGCGGCAAAGATCGATGCGGTGGACCGGCTTTATTGGGAACAGGAAATCGCGCCGCTGGTCGAGCGCTACCCCAATATCCACTATATCGGTGAGATCAATGAAGCGCAGAAGGCCGAGTTTCTGGGCCGGGCGAGCGCCCTGCTCTTTCCCATCGACTGGCCCGAACCCTTCGGGCTGGTGATGATCGAGGCCATGGCCTGCGCCACGCCGGTCGTCGCCTTCCGCTGCGGCTCCGTGCCCGAGGTGATCGACCATGGCGTGTCGGGTTTCATCGTCGAGAGCGAGGATGAAGCCGTGGCCGCCGTCCAAAATCTGCACGCGCTGGACCGCGCGCGGGTGCGCGCCGCCTTTGACGCACGCTTCACGGCAGAGCGGATGGCCGCCGATTACGTCCAGCTTTATCATGACCTGCCCGGCGCGCGGACAGAGGCCGCCATGCTGCGCCGATTGCGCGGAGAAGGCGCGGAACTTCAGATCGTGGGATGA